ATGGCTCAGCAATCTCCAGTATTGCATCCCTAGTCTTTGAATCAAACTGGCTAAATCAGTACTAAAACTACAAAGTGCCAACTAAGTGGCCTCAGACTCCAGCTAACCTTCTGGTTGGCTTTGTAGGGGAGCAATATTTGACCCCCCAGCCCCCCAAAATGTCTCTTTGGCATGCGGATTATTTCCAGCTGAAAACAATCAAGATCCAGAAGACTCCAGAAGAATTTTTGATCTTCCCCCTGATTGTCTAAAAAATACTAGATAAAGGGCTTGTTGATATCTGCAGAGAAAGTCGGCTAGGTGTAGTCAGGCAAATGCAGGCAAAGTCTAGAGATCTAAGTCCACTCTGTACCACTCTCTCTACCAGATCCAGCAGACATCAGTTTATCAAGCATTTGTTTTTCCATCTCCATGCGAATTCTCTCCTGCTCCTTTGAAGTCCCAAACAACTACCCTCAACATCCTCCTTTGTCTCTAGCTGAAGACAGTATTTAAGGTAAAGACTTTAGCCATTTTAACGAGCTACTCAGTTTTCCTGAGTTGCTTCCATGTATACATGTCCTACAACTTTTATTTGATTTCTTCCTGCAAATCTGTCTGATGACAGCCAAAAGAACTTAGGAAGGTGGTAGAAGAGAATCCTTTCCTCTCTGATAGCTCTGATGAGGTAAAAATGCACATTCTAAGGCAAGTCAGAGAAATGTGTAcaaaatttttgtttctcttcctttgaCATCCTCTCTCCCCTCTACTGTGCACTGTGTATCTCTATTATGCCTCAACCAAACTTCCCATCAGCAGAAATGTCTACTGAAAAACAAAGAGACACATTCTCCTAGCATCAGCAAGATAAATCCTTAGGAAATAACCTTCCTTCTTGTAAGAGGCTCACCATGATGACCCCTGACCCATCACTAACTGTACATGTAGATCTGGTTTGTTTACACTGTCAAAAATACATCATTCAATGAACAGCTCTTCGTCTCAGAAAATTACTTGACTGTGCTTTGACCTTTAAAAGATAGAACAATTCCAGAACTTTCTGAGAGGCTGTTTCTGGGTTATAATCCTTAGTTTGGTTCAAATAAGATCTTCTACTTAATTCTTAGATCAACTGATAAATTTTTTCATTGACAGATTCCACAAGTTTCACCTGATATGAGTTTCTGCCTTGGCCCAtttggatttctcaggcaaaagttgagcattttattacttttaataatTCTATCCTATATTTTCTCTGATTGAGATTTTTGAACTCGAATTACTCCTCCAATTGAAAGTCATGCTAACAGAGTTCCAGATTTTGTTGACggagaaactgaaagaaaggGAATCCAGATGGATTAAGCTAAGAGAAGTTCTAATTGTTTTTACTGATTGGTGATTTATTCGCTaagtatttgactctttgtgaccccatggactgtagcctaccaggctcctctgtccatgggattttccaggctagaatactggagtaggttgtcattttctcctccagagcatcttctccacccagggatcgaacctgggtcttctgcattgctggcagattctttaccaattgagccaccagggaagcctatgtaaattttatgaaatgcAGAAGGCAGCACTTAACCGTGAAACATTATACTagataatgttttatatatatatatatatatatatagtataataatatactatattgtGCAATTTGAGAAGTCCAAAAGAATTCTcagatgaaagtggaagtgtattaaagaaaaatgtgataTCCTTGTATAGATGAAATAAAGTCTATATTTCTGCATTAATACCTATATGGTAATTTAAATCAATGGATATTTTCCAAACATCACTGACTCTATTTAATCTGTAGTAACCGTGCATGTAATTTCCCAGGATTTCCACTTTTTGGAAAGTAGaagattctgtcctttattttagtTTCAAAATAAGATATGGAAATTACTTTTCTATCCCTTGTCATGACGTAAAATATCTATTCTCTCTAAAAATATTATACTTAATTAAATGACATCATGGGAAAATTAACCTATTTCTTTCCAGAAAAGCTGACTGGACTAAATGGACCCACAGAATCGATCATCACTGACTGAATTCATTCTGATGGGGGTCACAAAGCAGCCTGAGCTTCAGGCTCCCCTTTTCGGAGCCTTCCTCATCATCTACACAATCACAGTGGTGGGAAATCTGGGCATGATCATCTTAACTCAAGTGGATTCCCGGCTGCACACACCTATGTACTTTTTTATCAAACACCTGGCTTTCATTGATCTTGGTAATTCTACTGTCATTTGTCCCAAGATGCTGGTGAATTTTGTTGTGGATCAAAATACCATTTCCTATTATGCATGTGCCACACAGTTGGCTTTCTTCCTTATGTTCATTAtcagtgaattttttattttgtcagccatggcctatgaccgctacttGGCTATCTGCAACCCTCTGCTGTACAATGTTATCATGTCCCAGAGACTTTGTCATATGCTGGTAGGCATTCCATACCTCTACAGTACCTTTCAGGCACTCATGTTTACTATTAAGATTTTTACATTGACTTTTTGTGGCTCTAATGTCATCAGTCATTTCTACTGTGATGATGTTCCCTTGTTACTTATGCTCTGCTCAAACGCACAAGGAATAGAATTGTTGATCATACTGTTTTCAGCATTTAATTTGATCTCTTCCCTCCTGGTCATCCTAATGTCCTACATACTGATCCTGACAGCAATATTTCAAATGCATTCTGCAGAGAGCAGGAAAAAAGCTTTCTCCACATGTGGTTCTCatctgatggtggtggtagtgttCTATGGGTCTCTACTATTTGTGTATATGCAGCCCAACTCCACTCACTCCTTTGATACAGATAAAATGGCCTCTGTGTTTTATACTTTAGTGATTCCCATGCTTAACCCCTTCATCTACAGCTTAAGGAACAAAGAAGTAAAAAGTGCCTTCCAAATGGTCTTAAAGAATAACTGCAAACTTTGTATCTAACATCCAATAATGAAATAAGAAATAGTatttccatcagcagatgaatggataagaaagctgtggtacatatacacaatggggtattactcagcaattaaaaagaatacatttgaatcagttctaatgaggtggataaactggagcctattatacagagtgaagtaagccaaaaagaaaaacaccaatacagtatactaacgcatatatatggaatttagaaagatggtaacgacaaccctgtatgcgagacagcaaaagagacacagatgtatagaacagtcttttggactctgtgggggagggagggtgggatgatatgggagaatggcattaaaacatgtacaatatcatataagaaacgaatcgccagtccaggttcgaggcaGGATGCGgaagtttggggctggtgcactgggatgacccagagggatggtatggggagagaggtggaaggggggttcaggatggggaatatgtgtacacccgtggcagatgcatgttgatgtatggcaaaaccaatacaatattgtaaagtaaaaaataataataataataataaataaaagaaatagtatTTTAATAAACTATGATTAAGGCATATGTCACTTGATGTTTCTAAAAAATATGTATCATTCTTTTTGGCTCCAAAGCAAAAGCTCattaaaatacacagagaaatagATTGTTTCCTTTGTATTCACTCCAGTTAATTTTCATACTTTAAATCTCAATGAAATCTCACTCTCTTCCCCACATTCCTTGTTGATTCAATGTTTCCTTTAATGATTTCACAGAACCCTGAATCTATCCCAAAGGAAGCTCTTATTAAACTCTACCTAGTAAACTCTGTGGCTGTTTCTGcaaagctttttgtttgttttctaggaAGGTGTCCTTTCAATCATTTTGCATTGTATTTTCTGAACATAAACAACTGTGTGTAGATCAAGTTGAGTCTCTTACATACAGCAGACATTTgcatcatgattaaaaaaaaaatcattctactCATCTCAACCTTTGGGaaatttaatccattttcatttaaggtaattacaTTACAAGATTTCCTGGATTGTGAGCGAAACAATCCGAGATCACACAGAACAGGAAGACATCAGTGTTCCAAAAAGCCAGAAAGCGGAATCCTCGTTCCACACCTGAGCATCCAGTAGAGATCTCAGAGGTATAATAAAAGCTACTTTAGACTCACATAGCTTGAAAACAAGTCTTGAAAGGAGCTAGTTGATCCTTGTTTAAAACATTCTTTTAGGAAGACAACAGGAACTTGCAGCACTCATTATTCTGTATTTCTTCACAGTATTTAGCATCTAGTCACAAATACTAGACAAATGTGAAAGCAGGAACATGTGACCCCCACCCAGGAGATAATTAAAACAGATCCTGAAATGTCAGTGAAGATATAATTAACAGGCAAGGACtttaaaacatattataaatatgttccaTATACCAGATCATTTAATAAGAACACTAAACTTaggaacaaaatatttattgaatgagcgTAACAGCATATTGTGTTCTGAAAAAGAGATGATGGCTACACTTAAGCACATCTCAGTGACGGCACTCAAAGAGCAAAGCCAAACACTGAATAAACACCGCAAAAAGAGCTTCAGTGATCTGTAGAACAACAGCAACCCAAATACTGTATAGTTAAGGGTAGGAAAGTGGAAAGAAGAGATTACATATGATTGAAAAATCGATGAGAGAAATGTTGGCCAGAGTTTTttccaaacattaaaaaagataatCCTAAGATATAAAGAGCTAAAATAATTCTAAGCAGgataaacagaaaggaaattaCACCAAAGTATGTCATGTCAAGTTTCTGAAAACTGAAGATAAAAGCATTAATAACATAGAAATGAAAGAtatagatgaacagataaataaaagagTCATCACTAATCTTTATGCAGAAACAATATGTCATAAGACATTGTTTTGTGTCAACCTGCAATTTTACATCCTTCAAAAACATTCTTGGTTAACGAATGCTATGTTATCAAATATTGCATAATCTTTTTCTACAAAGTCATTTTTAATTTACTCATACACTGGGTGCATGTGTAACATATCTAATATGTGCATTAAATTGTGTAACTGAGATGCTGACAAAAGTATATTTATGTTTTCCAATGTTTAGTGATATTGCATAGTTTGTTCAATTACACCAGGGAATGAAATACTTTTAACTTTTCCTAATGAGACATTTGGAGAATAACTAACATATCCAAGGCACTCTCCCTAAGGTAAttatgttcaatttttttttttaatctttgaatcagatcaaaattttaacaaaatgagTCTCAAAGGGATAGAAAAACACTTGAAACCATTCTGCAATAGACAAGGAGGACTGAACAGTAGGAAGTCGATGCATCTTCTCCAGTAAGGTAAGTAGGAAACACTGGTCTGCAAGTTTCTCAGGGCATACAGCTCAAACTCAATCATCACCAAAgatcttgaaggcattatgctctGTGAAACTGTTTCTTCCTTTCAGTATACTTTCCTGATCAAAAAGATTAACGTGTGCGACAGACCTTTTGTATGGACTCTGATGCAATGCATTTAGACTCTTAGCTTTCCAAATGAACTTAAAGCTCTCCTATCTATTTTAACAAGGATCTTTCTCTATCCTTGATTACTGGGTGCCTCCCTTTCTCCATTTTTCATTGCCTGTGTGCTCAGGATGACCATGATAGAACAGAAGACTGCCATGTTTGTGAGAATATATTCTGaagaaagttaattttatttgaaTCCTAACTCTGCCAGTTATTGTCTGGGCTATCTTGATTAAGCTATTTTATTCTTGACATGTAAATGGATTATGCtcatatagttgacccttgaacaacacgtTTTGGACTATatgggtccacttatatgcagatttttttttttcctcagcaacTACACCACTATGTTTACCAGTGATGGTTGGCCAAATATACAGATAGAGTATCCCCAGTGGATAAGGAAGGTGGACTCTGAGACTTTAGCATCTGTAGATTTTGTTATCTTCAGTGGATGCTGGAACCAATTCCCCACAAGTACCAGGGACAACTGTGCTATTTATTTTCTAGAGTTATTGTGTGGGTCATGTGAATTAATACATGCAAAGTCCCTGGCAAATTATAAGCTCCATATCACTGCTTGGTATTCACTTACATTCTTCTTTCCAGTGGATCTATTTACATGGATCTCCATAAATAACCAGATTCATAAATAATCAGAATGATCAACCCTTTATTTTTCAGAAGAGGGATATGTGATTGGAAGACCATTAGAAGTGATTCAGTTGTCAGATACAATCAATATGGCAAATGAAGATTAAGATATTAAtagcaaaatttgaaaattaagacATTATAGCATTGGATTTTGTATTGGATAAACAAGCTGAGCTTATAGTAAATGACAAACATTgaaatttatgtttaattatCAGGTTTTCTACTCACTACATCATTCATCAGTCTACCAACAGAGAATCTTTTTATTATTCCTTGCAACTTTGAACAGATAAGATGATTGTCAATAATATAAGCTTTATTGTCTGAGTGtagatgtttgttttaaaatttatctgaacattttttaaaagttcaaatgtAATAGACAGATCTTTTGATATATTTAAAAGACCATGTGAAAACAAGTAGGCCATAGAAGCTGTATCAAAGCAATCATTTCAAAATGTCTTGTCCCTTTAAAGCAAAATTTCCCAGAGTTTCCATGAATGTGCTTTGTGCTGGTCTCAGCCTGTTGATAGTGACTCTATCAGTGAGCACTGCCTGTGGGCTCTCAAGTGGGCCCTATTATTGGTGGTGAGCTGCACAGACATGTCCCTGCCCAGAGCCAGTGCTGTGGCTGGAAGAGCACTTGGGATTCTTTTACGATTGCAAGATGCATCCAGCAACACGTGTCAGGTAACTTTGAAAAACAAGCCTTGTTACATTCTGGGGGGTACGTGGCACACCAAGGccacacagagaggttaaggagagaaagagagaaagaatgagagtAAGAGAGATCAGCGTGGTTCTGCCTTTGTTGTGATCAAGGATGGCGTGCCtacattaaatttttattggttAATTTAAAGCATAAGAGCAGGAATTATAAAATTCAGAAAGGGAAAACTAGGGTCAATCAAGCTGGCAGTTACTTATATCATTCAGGGCTTTCTAAAAGGGAAATTTCATAGGACAACCCAGCTATTTATCTAAGGGTTTAGCTAGAAATATGTTTATTTGAGATATATATCTTTCGAATCTATTG
This sequence is a window from Bubalus kerabau isolate K-KA32 ecotype Philippines breed swamp buffalo chromosome 15, PCC_UOA_SB_1v2, whole genome shotgun sequence. Protein-coding genes within it:
- the LOC129628526 gene encoding olfactory receptor 8K5-like; translation: MDPQNRSSLTEFILMGVTKQPELQAPLFGAFLIIYTITVVGNLGMIILTQVDSRLHTPMYFFIKHLAFIDLGNSTVICPKMLVNFVVDQNTISYYACATQLAFFLMFIISEFFILSAMAYDRYLAICNPLLYNVIMSQRLCHMLVGIPYLYSTFQALMFTIKIFTLTFCGSNVISHFYCDDVPLLLMLCSNAQGIELLIILFSAFNLISSLLVILMSYILILTAIFQMHSAESRKKAFSTCGSHLMVVVVFYGSLLFVYMQPNSTHSFDTDKMASVFYTLVIPMLNPFIYSLRNKEVKSAFQMVLKNNCKLCI